A single region of the Kineosporiaceae bacterium SCSIO 59966 genome encodes:
- the pucL gene encoding urate oxidase, protein MSSSYVLGPHQYGKAEVRLVRLERGAPEHDIADLTVTTQLRGDFDAAYTDGDNAHVHATDTQKNTVYALAKEHGVTSPEAFLLVLAAHWRAQPWVAGTQMAAGQHTWDRVGAGTPGAGHSFARNGGEVRTAMVQTDGDETFVLGGLTGLTLLKSTGSEFSGFPRDRFTTLPETSDRILATSVTAWWRYVENPPDWDAAHTAVRGALVGAFAATHSLALQQTVHAMGAAAMDAVPEVAEIRISCPNKHHVEVDLAPFGLTNGGEVFVAADRPYGLIQATLQRAGVPAEPRAWTAVPAFA, encoded by the coding sequence ATGAGCAGCTCGTACGTGCTCGGCCCGCACCAGTACGGCAAGGCGGAGGTCCGCCTGGTGCGCCTCGAGCGGGGAGCGCCGGAGCACGACATCGCCGACCTCACCGTCACCACTCAGCTGCGTGGCGACTTCGACGCCGCGTACACCGACGGCGACAACGCGCACGTGCACGCCACCGACACGCAGAAGAACACCGTCTACGCGCTCGCCAAGGAGCACGGCGTGACCTCGCCCGAGGCGTTCCTGCTCGTGCTGGCCGCTCACTGGCGCGCCCAGCCGTGGGTGGCTGGTACGCAGATGGCCGCCGGGCAGCACACATGGGACCGCGTCGGTGCCGGCACTCCGGGGGCAGGGCACTCCTTCGCCCGCAACGGCGGCGAGGTACGGACCGCGATGGTGCAGACCGACGGCGACGAGACGTTCGTGCTCGGTGGGCTCACCGGCCTGACCCTCCTCAAGAGCACCGGCAGCGAGTTCTCCGGCTTCCCGCGCGACCGGTTCACCACGCTGCCCGAGACGAGCGACCGGATCCTCGCCACCAGCGTCACCGCCTGGTGGCGGTACGTGGAGAACCCACCGGACTGGGACGCTGCTCACACCGCCGTCCGCGGCGCACTGGTCGGGGCCTTCGCCGCCACCCACAGCCTGGCGCTGCAGCAGACCGTCCACGCCATGGGGGCCGCCGCGATGGACGCCGTCCCGGAGGTCGCGGAGATCCGGATCAGCTGCCCGAACAAGCACCATGTCGAGGTCGACCTCGCCCCCTTCGGACTGACCAACGGCGGTGAGGTGTTCGTCGCGGCCGACCGGCCCTACGGACTGATCCAGGCCACTCTCCAGCGCGCCGGCGTCCCTGCGGAGCCGCGGGCCTGGACCGCCGTTCCGGCGTTCGCGTGA
- the uraH gene encoding hydroxyisourate hydrolase: MSSFSTHVLDAALGRPAAGMEVLLSLADGRTRPGRTDDDGRARVGADLPAGVHTVRFETGTWFAGQGRTTFYPAVTVTFAMTDGEHHHVALLLSPFSYTTYRGS, translated from the coding sequence GTGAGCTCCTTCAGCACGCACGTCCTCGACGCCGCGCTCGGCCGCCCGGCCGCCGGGATGGAGGTGCTCCTCAGCCTGGCCGACGGCAGGACCCGGCCGGGCCGCACGGACGACGACGGGCGCGCCCGGGTGGGCGCCGACCTGCCGGCGGGCGTGCACACCGTGCGGTTCGAGACCGGCACCTGGTTCGCCGGCCAGGGACGCACCACCTTCTACCCCGCCGTGACGGTGACCTTCGCGATGACCGACGGCGAGCACCACCACGTCGCGCTGCTCCTCAGCCCGTTCTCCTACACGACCTACCGGGGGTCCTGA
- the uraD gene encoding 2-oxo-4-hydroxy-4-carboxy-5-ureidoimidazoline decarboxylase, which translates to MRIAEFDALAPGEAASLLLRCADIPSFAVAVAARRPYGTVDNLLAAVREQTTCWTGAEVDAALADHPRIGERPAGSGPTAAIASREQAGVDPADEPLRQRLAEGNRRYEERFGRIYLVRAAGRTGPELLDLLEQRLAHDPATELSVTRSQLAEIALLRLEGLVHP; encoded by the coding sequence GTGCGCATCGCCGAGTTCGACGCCCTCGCGCCCGGAGAGGCTGCCTCCCTGCTGCTGCGCTGCGCCGACATCCCGTCTTTCGCGGTCGCTGTCGCAGCGAGGCGTCCCTACGGCACGGTGGACAACCTCCTCGCCGCCGTTCGGGAGCAGACCACCTGCTGGACGGGGGCCGAGGTCGACGCGGCCCTCGCCGACCACCCTCGCATCGGCGAGCGACCAGCCGGCAGCGGGCCGACCGCAGCGATCGCCAGTCGGGAGCAGGCCGGCGTGGACCCGGCAGACGAGCCGCTGCGGCAGCGGCTGGCCGAGGGCAACCGGCGGTACGAGGAGCGATTCGGTCGGATCTACCTCGTCCGCGCCGCAGGGCGCACCGGACCGGAGCTGCTGGACCTGCTCGAACAGCGCCTGGCCCACGACCCCGCGACAGAGCTCTCGGTGACCCGGTCGCAGCTGGCGGAGATCGCCCTGCTCCGCTTGGAGGGGCTGGTGCACCCGTGA
- a CDS encoding DUF3225 domain-containing protein: MTGDNIPPGLLEAVAAYDAAAAADDVVLRARHGRAVRRTLAETHVQVIDADSALVVAVTELAGGGRDLQTQLWRRHSEVPEHGGWRVTAAHVSAEPSPLDTRIWRVVGDPLVRPTGAGPLTRQTVAVKDLYAVAGQPVGAGNPKWLAEARAEPRHAATVAALLAAGAAVRGIARTDELAYSLAGTNPHYGAPPNPQAPYRIPGGSSSGSASAVALGHATIGLGTDTGGSIRVPAAYQGLFGIRTTHGAVDRGGLLPLAPAFDAVGWLTRSPELLRTVGDVLLPPGSPGGGTELVVVDRLVASAHSDVAAAVRAWTAAAGARTLDVPLDSLDEWRTAFQTWQAFQAWRTHGPWLSENLDALGEDVRSRFAAASRVDDAAAERARAVVDAARTQLRELVADRVLALPSAPSVAPSLSVGATLQDRNATMRLTCLAAVAGLPAVSIPVRTADGLPAGVCLVAGAGRDRELLDLVVEYVEYTER; encoded by the coding sequence GTGACCGGCGACAACATCCCGCCCGGGCTTCTCGAGGCGGTCGCCGCCTACGACGCCGCGGCCGCGGCCGACGACGTCGTCTTGCGGGCGCGCCACGGCCGGGCAGTCCGGCGCACGCTCGCAGAGACGCACGTGCAGGTCATCGACGCCGACTCAGCCCTCGTCGTGGCGGTGACCGAGCTGGCCGGCGGTGGACGTGACCTGCAGACCCAGCTGTGGCGCAGGCATTCCGAGGTGCCGGAGCACGGAGGCTGGCGGGTCACCGCCGCGCACGTCTCCGCGGAGCCGTCCCCCCTGGACACCAGGATCTGGCGCGTCGTCGGCGACCCACTCGTCCGCCCGACGGGCGCGGGGCCGCTGACCCGTCAGACCGTCGCGGTCAAGGACCTGTACGCGGTGGCCGGCCAGCCCGTCGGTGCAGGCAACCCGAAGTGGCTGGCGGAGGCCCGCGCGGAACCCCGCCACGCGGCCACGGTCGCCGCGCTGCTGGCAGCCGGTGCGGCCGTCCGCGGGATCGCCCGCACCGACGAGCTTGCCTACTCCCTGGCCGGCACGAACCCCCACTACGGTGCTCCGCCGAACCCCCAGGCCCCGTACCGCATCCCCGGGGGCTCCTCAAGCGGCAGCGCCAGTGCGGTCGCCCTCGGTCACGCCACCATCGGGTTGGGTACCGACACCGGCGGATCGATCCGCGTGCCGGCCGCCTACCAGGGACTCTTCGGCATCCGGACGACTCACGGCGCCGTGGACCGGGGCGGCCTGCTCCCGCTGGCCCCGGCGTTCGACGCCGTGGGCTGGCTGACCCGGTCCCCGGAGCTCCTGCGTACGGTCGGCGACGTGCTGCTGCCACCGGGATCCCCCGGCGGTGGTACCGAGCTGGTTGTCGTCGACCGGCTGGTCGCGAGCGCACACTCCGACGTCGCCGCGGCCGTCCGCGCCTGGACGGCCGCGGCCGGCGCCAGAACCCTCGACGTACCCCTCGACTCGCTCGACGAGTGGCGCACCGCGTTCCAGACCTGGCAGGCGTTCCAGGCCTGGCGCACCCACGGCCCGTGGCTGTCCGAGAACCTCGACGCACTCGGCGAGGACGTGCGGTCGCGTTTCGCGGCCGCCTCTCGCGTCGACGACGCCGCAGCCGAGCGGGCGCGCGCGGTGGTGGACGCTGCCCGAACCCAGCTGCGGGAGCTCGTCGCCGACCGTGTGCTGGCCCTGCCGAGCGCGCCGTCGGTGGCGCCGTCGCTCTCCGTCGGCGCCACCCTCCAGGACCGCAACGCCACGATGCGGCTGACCTGCCTGGCGGCGGTCGCCGGACTGCCCGCCGTCAGCATCCCCGTCCGCACCGCTGACGGGCTCCCGGCCGGCGTCTGCCTGGTGGCCGGAGCCGGGCGCGACCGCGAACTCCTCGACCTCGTGGTCGAGTACGTCGAGTACACAGAACGCTGA
- a CDS encoding acetamidase produces the protein MLTPVLQPGSGPIHAGTYLPASPDAVLWGRLPCAADPPVITVAAGAEITVDTVSHEGILEDQGRDPLAYFGRHGVAEVLQDAVALAKSDDPHRFGIDGPHVVSRPIAVEGARVGDLLAVTLLDATPRVPYGIISNRHGRGALPGEYPGGDMPVFSAFAGVDDDGTHASVPLTPDSERTARFPLRPFLGIMGLAVPGAERPHSVPPGRHGGNLDIALLTAGSTLYLPVQVDGALVYVGDPHFAQGDGEVCLTALEGSLRATLRLDVLAREDAVRRFGDLAGPLAETSDFLVPTGLDEDLDTAVQNCVRAAIALLQARFGMDPRLAYAYLSAATDFRISQVVDVVKGVHATIRKADFA, from the coding sequence GTGCTCACACCAGTGCTCCAGCCGGGGAGCGGCCCGATCCACGCCGGTACGTACCTTCCTGCCAGCCCGGACGCCGTGCTCTGGGGCCGGCTGCCGTGCGCGGCGGACCCCCCGGTCATCACCGTTGCCGCCGGCGCCGAGATCACCGTCGACACCGTGAGCCACGAGGGGATCCTGGAGGACCAGGGTCGCGACCCGTTGGCCTACTTCGGCCGGCACGGGGTCGCCGAGGTGCTTCAGGACGCCGTCGCCCTGGCGAAGAGCGACGACCCGCACCGGTTCGGGATCGACGGGCCGCACGTCGTCAGCCGGCCGATCGCCGTCGAAGGGGCCCGGGTCGGCGACCTGCTGGCCGTCACCCTGCTGGACGCCACGCCGCGGGTGCCCTACGGCATCATCTCCAACCGGCACGGCCGCGGTGCCCTGCCCGGCGAGTACCCCGGCGGCGACATGCCCGTCTTCAGCGCCTTCGCCGGCGTGGACGACGACGGAACGCACGCCTCGGTACCGTTGACCCCGGACAGTGAGCGCACGGCGCGGTTCCCGCTGCGCCCGTTCCTCGGGATCATGGGCCTCGCGGTGCCCGGAGCTGAGCGGCCGCACTCGGTACCGCCTGGCCGGCACGGCGGCAACCTCGACATCGCCCTGCTGACAGCCGGTAGCACGCTGTACCTGCCGGTCCAGGTCGACGGTGCCCTGGTCTACGTCGGGGACCCGCACTTCGCCCAAGGCGACGGGGAGGTGTGCCTGACAGCCCTGGAAGGCAGCCTGCGCGCGACGCTGCGGCTTGACGTCCTCGCTCGGGAGGATGCGGTGCGGCGCTTCGGGGACCTGGCCGGCCCGCTCGCCGAGACCAGCGACTTCCTCGTGCCCACCGGGCTCGACGAGGACCTCGACACCGCGGTCCAGAACTGCGTGCGCGCCGCGATCGCGCTCCTGCAGGCACGGTTCGGGATGGACCCGCGGCTCGCCTACGCGTACCTCTCTGCAGCGACCGACTTTCGGATCAGCCAGGTGGTCGACGTCGTCAAGGGGGTCCACGCCACGATCCGAAAGGCCGACTTCGCGTGA
- a CDS encoding ABC transporter substrate-binding protein: MSLLRSFLRRPVGVLASLALVTAMAGCTSTGASTTESGEAEVVQVGTLRGQPHFYAPYLYAEHAEGDVEFEVVALETAPALNDALASGSVDFAVGSITATIAGAAAGRDVRIVAAAADGGSGIVGTPEIRSVRDLVGKRVGYLESSSQLVALRLILEREGVNVEDLELVSLSAPEFFNAFNTGQIDAFAAPEIGVSLALSAGGQAIADPYSTEIGRLNIALLTTKALIEENPELVQAVVDTHAATTAYMAENQDEWLPEMIEEYGGDQEVLESALDNFWLRADLSPTYEEQIGNLAVQMARLGMIQETPALEDIVDSSFASRDEPAGS; encoded by the coding sequence GTGTCCCTCCTGCGCTCCTTCCTGCGTCGACCCGTCGGCGTCCTTGCGTCACTCGCCCTGGTGACGGCGATGGCCGGCTGCACCTCGACGGGGGCCAGCACGACTGAGAGCGGGGAAGCTGAGGTCGTCCAGGTCGGGACCCTGCGAGGTCAACCGCACTTCTATGCGCCGTACCTCTACGCTGAGCACGCCGAGGGCGATGTCGAGTTCGAGGTCGTCGCGCTCGAGACCGCGCCCGCACTCAACGACGCGCTCGCCAGCGGGTCCGTGGACTTCGCTGTCGGCAGCATCACGGCGACGATCGCCGGTGCCGCGGCCGGCCGCGACGTGCGTATCGTCGCCGCGGCTGCGGACGGCGGGAGCGGCATCGTCGGTACCCCGGAGATCCGGTCCGTGCGCGACCTGGTCGGCAAGCGGGTGGGCTACCTCGAGTCCAGCTCCCAGCTGGTCGCGCTGCGGCTCATCCTCGAGCGCGAGGGCGTGAACGTCGAGGACCTGGAACTGGTATCCCTCAGCGCCCCCGAGTTCTTCAACGCCTTCAACACCGGCCAGATCGATGCCTTCGCCGCACCCGAGATCGGCGTGTCCCTCGCGCTCAGTGCCGGCGGCCAGGCCATCGCCGACCCCTACTCGACCGAGATCGGCCGGCTCAACATTGCGCTGCTCACCACAAAGGCGCTGATCGAGGAGAACCCGGAGCTCGTACAGGCCGTGGTGGACACCCATGCCGCGACCACCGCCTACATGGCAGAGAACCAGGACGAGTGGCTCCCGGAGATGATCGAGGAGTACGGCGGCGACCAGGAGGTTCTCGAGAGCGCGCTGGACAACTTCTGGCTCCGCGCGGACCTCTCGCCGACCTACGAGGAGCAGATCGGAAACCTCGCCGTCCAGATGGCCCGCCTCGGAATGATCCAGGAGACTCCGGCGCTCGAGGACATCGTCGACTCGTCCTTCGCGTCACGCGACGAGCCTGCAGGGTCGTGA
- a CDS encoding ABC transporter permease, producing the protein MAFLPEPAQVARLLWDFAFGGVFDDAFSGTLWQHLWASTGRVLAGFGLAAALAIPLGVLMGRFRLVHAAFDPAVNLFRPIPATAWVPLVLLIIGFGTQATIFLITLSAFFPILLNTLSAVREVPPRLVEAAQMLGTSGANVLLKVIVPASTPGIVSGLRIGLGLAWVILVLGESNGIEWGLGSMITLAREQVRTDRVIVGMIVIGFAGFLSDRILLHGLRGIFRRRPLVRST; encoded by the coding sequence ATGGCATTCCTGCCGGAGCCGGCCCAGGTCGCCCGCCTGCTGTGGGACTTCGCGTTCGGAGGGGTCTTCGACGATGCCTTCAGCGGCACCCTGTGGCAGCACCTGTGGGCCAGCACCGGCCGGGTCCTCGCCGGCTTCGGCCTGGCCGCGGCGCTGGCGATCCCGCTCGGCGTGCTGATGGGGCGCTTCCGTCTTGTGCACGCGGCGTTCGACCCTGCGGTGAACCTGTTTCGCCCCATCCCGGCGACTGCATGGGTGCCGCTCGTCCTGCTGATCATCGGGTTCGGCACCCAGGCGACGATCTTCCTTATCACGCTCTCGGCCTTCTTCCCGATCCTGCTCAACACCCTGTCCGCCGTGCGGGAGGTGCCGCCCAGACTGGTCGAGGCGGCGCAGATGCTGGGGACCTCGGGCGCCAACGTGCTGCTCAAAGTGATCGTTCCAGCGTCGACCCCCGGCATCGTCAGCGGGTTGCGAATCGGGTTGGGCCTCGCCTGGGTCATCCTCGTGCTCGGCGAGAGCAACGGCATCGAGTGGGGCCTAGGCAGCATGATCACCCTGGCCCGCGAACAGGTCCGTACCGACCGCGTCATCGTCGGGATGATCGTCATCGGCTTCGCCGGTTTCCTGTCCGACCGCATCCTGCTGCACGGCCTGCGCGGGATCTTCCGCCGACGTCCCCTGGTGAGGTCCACATGA
- a CDS encoding ABC transporter ATP-binding protein, producing the protein MSMSGLSRLTRHTQAGRVLVDDLGKRYGKEPAIDAVAGISLDIAPGEFVAVVGASGCGKSTLLRVLAGFEAPTRGRVEVGGRPVTRPGPDRGVVFQDYGLFPWLTVAENVRFGLRQRGTPRRRARDVADAFIEVVGLTRFADRFPGELSGGMQQRVAIARVLANDPAVLLMDEPFGALDALTRAQMQHELRRLYREAGTTVVFVTHSIEEAVYLADRVVVMAGGAAKGVPGHITEVFPVLLGDDRDVNAVNFNALERAISDRVHAG; encoded by the coding sequence ATGAGCATGTCAGGCCTGTCCCGTCTGACCCGGCACACCCAGGCGGGGCGGGTGCTCGTCGACGACCTCGGCAAGCGCTACGGCAAGGAGCCGGCGATCGACGCTGTCGCAGGGATCTCCCTCGACATCGCGCCGGGGGAGTTCGTCGCCGTCGTCGGCGCCAGCGGTTGCGGGAAGAGCACCCTGCTGCGGGTCCTCGCCGGCTTCGAGGCGCCCACCCGGGGGAGGGTCGAGGTCGGCGGCCGCCCAGTCACGCGCCCCGGTCCGGACCGGGGAGTGGTGTTTCAGGACTACGGGCTCTTCCCGTGGCTCACCGTGGCGGAGAACGTCCGGTTCGGGCTGCGGCAGCGGGGGACGCCACGCCGCCGTGCGCGGGACGTCGCCGACGCCTTCATCGAGGTCGTCGGTCTGACCCGCTTCGCCGACCGTTTCCCCGGAGAGCTCTCGGGCGGGATGCAGCAGCGCGTGGCTATCGCGCGCGTGCTCGCGAACGATCCCGCTGTGTTGCTGATGGACGAGCCGTTCGGTGCCCTCGACGCTCTCACCAGGGCGCAGATGCAGCACGAGCTGCGCCGCCTCTACCGCGAGGCGGGGACGACGGTCGTCTTCGTGACCCACTCCATCGAGGAGGCGGTGTACCTGGCTGACCGGGTCGTGGTGATGGCCGGCGGCGCCGCCAAAGGAGTGCCCGGGCACATCACCGAGGTGTTCCCGGTCCTGCTGGGCGATGACCGGGACGTGAACGCCGTCAACTTCAACGCTCTCGAGCGTGCGATCTCCGATCGGGTCCACGCCGGCTGA